The Gammaproteobacteria bacterium genome includes the window CATCGTTGACCACGACCATGTGCTTGCTCCTCATGTCGGGAACCACGCCGGTAACGGAGTACCACCACATCTTGCGAGGGATTGGCTGGAATATGCCCACTATCCGCTCATTCTTGATGTTCTGGAGCAACTGATCGGTCCGGACATTCTGCTCTGGAGTTCGGTCCTGTTCGGCAAGCCGGCGCACACGGGAAAACGCGTACCATGGCATCAGGACGCGCCCTACTGGCCGATACGTCCCATGGCTGCCTGTACCGTATGGATCGCAATCGACGACAGCACGCGGGAGAACGGCTGCCTGGAAGTCGTGGCGGGATCACACAAGGCTCAACGAGAGAAGGAACATTCGGCAGCGGTATCGGACGAGGACTTGCTGAACAGAGCCATTGACGAGAAGGACATCAACGAAGATGACATTCGGTTTATTGAATTGAAGGCCGGGCAGTTTTCGATCCACGATGCCTTCCTGGTGCACGGTTCCGATCCGAACCGAACCGATCATCGGCGTGCCGGACTGACTCTTCGGTTCATGCCGGGCACTGCAGTTTATGATCGATCGATCGCAGGCGAATTGGCCGCGGATGAGACAGAGGCATTTGAAACGCGCGCCAGGCCTGTGTTTCTGTGCAGAGGAGCTGACCGGACAGGGCGCAACACAAACGTCATTTGCATATAGCCCGCGCGGTCTCAGATGGCCAGGTGGAACAGATACAGTCCGAACATGAACGCCACGAACCAGCCCAACAAGACGTAACTCAGCGAGTCGATCCGTCCAGGAACCACGTACCATCCGCCCTCTTTTTCCGGAAGCCCTGCGTCGCGGTGTTTCTTGAGCTGTCCGGGCACGCTGTACGGATGCCAGTTCGCCTGTCTACCGTCCAGGATCAAACTCATCGGCCAGGAAACGCCCACGTTGGCCACGGCGCCAATCACGACAAACCAGGGCCAGGAAATGGATGTCGTGGCCGCAACAATCCACACTACCGCGAACCCGGCCACCACACCCGCCAGCAACCCGCGTTCCGTCGTGTGCTTTGAAAAGAAACCCATCCCATACATGGCGAGCTTCGCGCCAACGAAATACGACCCTACTTCCGCCAGGGTTTCCATGATGGATCCCGATGTCCTCGAGAACATCAGTGCGGGCGCGATGATGATCATGGCCCATGCCATCGTGAACCATCGCGACACCGCGAGGTAGTGCGCCGACGACTCGTGCTTGCGAAAGTACTTCTGATAGAAGTCCACCGTCGTCACGGTCGACATTGAATTCAAGGTCGAATCAAGCGTCGACATCGATGCCGCCATAACCGCCGCGGCGATCAGGCCCATGAGCCCCGGCAGCCCGTAGCTGGCGGCAAACTCCAGGATGATCGTGTTGCCGTTTTCGAATTCGCGGCCGGCGAAGTGCGCGTAGAACAGAACGCCAAGCAGCGTGAACGCAAAGTAAATGATCGGCGCCGCGAAACCCATCATCAGGTACGACTTCTTGGCATCGCCGATCGATTTGGCGGCAAGCGTTCGTTGCGCCATCGCCTGATTCACGCCGTACACGGTCGTGTGGTAGAGCGTCATCGCAATAATGCCGGTCCATACAGTCGTCGTGTTCGATACGTCGATACTCCAGTCGAATGGATTCGTCAGCTTTTGTGCCTTCAGTTCGAGCAGCGTGGAGTGCAACGAGTCAGGCGTCTGTGTGATGACCGCATAAGTGATGATGCCTACTCCAAGGAACAGAATCGTTCCCTGTAGCGAGTCGGTCCAGATGACTGCGGTAATGCCGCCCATCACCGTATAAATCAGCGCAATCACCGTCACGATCACGATGGCGTAGACAACGTCGATGCCGGTCACAAAACTCAGCACCAGCGACGTCGCATACAGAATGGCCGCGGCGCTCAGACCTTGCGAAACCAGGAATATTGCAGATATTGTCGATCTCGACTTCGAACCGAAACGCCGCTCCTGGTATTCGTAAATCGATGGGCAGCCGCTGCCATAGAAGAACGGCACGAATAGCGTGATCACAACGACGATTGCGAGCGGAAAATTAACGTTCACCATCATCACGGACATCCCGCCTGTGTACGACCATGCGGGCACACCAAGAAATGACAGCGCACTGACGTACGTTGCTACAACCGAAATACCGATGGCCCACCACGGCGTCGTGCGGCGGCCAACATAGAAATCCTCCGAAGACTTGACTCGGTTACCGATTACAAGGCCGAGCAGGAGATTGGCTGCAACGAAGGAAACCAGGATCGACCAGTTCAGCGTTCCGAAGTCCGTCATCGTTGCGTCCGCGT containing:
- a CDS encoding sodium/solute symporter (Members of the Solute:Sodium Symporter (SSS), TC 2.A.21 as described in tcdb.org, catalyze solute:Na+ symport. Known solutes for members of the family include sugars, amino acids, nucleosides, inositols, vitamins, urea or anions, depending on the system.) — translated: MTDFGTLNWSILVSFVAANLLLGLVIGNRVKSSEDFYVGRRTTPWWAIGISVVATYVSALSFLGVPAWSYTGGMSVMMVNVNFPLAIVVVITLFVPFFYGSGCPSIYEYQERRFGSKSRSTISAIFLVSQGLSAAAILYATSLVLSFVTGIDVVYAIVIVTVIALIYTVMGGITAVIWTDSLQGTILFLGVGIITYAVITQTPDSLHSTLLELKAQKLTNPFDWSIDVSNTTTVWTGIIAMTLYHTTVYGVNQAMAQRTLAAKSIGDAKKSYLMMGFAAPIIYFAFTLLGVLFYAHFAGREFENGNTIILEFAASYGLPGLMGLIAAAVMAASMSTLDSTLNSMSTVTTVDFYQKYFRKHESSAHYLAVSRWFTMAWAMIIIAPALMFSRTSGSIMETLAEVGSYFVGAKLAMYGMGFFSKHTTERGLLAGVVAGFAVVWIVAATTSISWPWFVVIGAVANVGVSWPMSLILDGRQANWHPYSVPGQLKKHRDAGLPEKEGGWYVVPGRIDSLSYVLLGWFVAFMFGLYLFHLAI
- a CDS encoding phytanoyl-CoA dioxygenase family protein; protein product: MLTMNTRALLSQEDANKYHEEGFLIPDMALPDDLLARIQNSYSEIGTVDNIVDHDHVLAPHVGNHAGNGVPPHLARDWLEYAHYPLILDVLEQLIGPDILLWSSVLFGKPAHTGKRVPWHQDAPYWPIRPMAACTVWIAIDDSTRENGCLEVVAGSHKAQREKEHSAAVSDEDLLNRAIDEKDINEDDIRFIELKAGQFSIHDAFLVHGSDPNRTDHRRAGLTLRFMPGTAVYDRSIAGELAADETEAFETRARPVFLCRGADRTGRNTNVICI